A window of Nocardia arthritidis genomic DNA:
CGCGACCCGTCCGCCCGCGCCGCCGTACTTGGTGGTGTTGGCCAGCGCGATCACCTGGTCGGCCGCGGGCGCGAGCCCGGCGAACTGCAATGCCTTGGTCTCGTTGACGCACAGCAGACGTTCGATGCCGTCGCACCAGAACGTCATTTCCAGGGCGGTGCTCCGGTGGGTGCCCTGCGGATCGTTGGAGACGCCCGACTCCTGGGACACCACGTTGACCGCCCAGACGTCGAAGGAGTTCTGCTCCGATTTGAACGGTTCGACCTGGATCATCTCGTTCCACCGGTTGAGCACGTCTTGCTTGTACTTGTCCAGTTCATCCGAGGTGTACCCGTCACCGACGAACACCAGGTCGAACCGTTGATCGGACGGCCCGGTCACCTGGATCGGTACGACGTCGGCCCGCACGGCGGACTGCGGCGCCGGGACTTCGTCGTGGACGGGCGTGACAACACGGCTGATAGTGCCGTCCTCCGAGAACACTTCCCGCTCCTGCTGCGCAGTTGCCGATCCGGGAGCGGCGGACAGTCCGGCGATGGCCAACGCACAGACAGCGATCGTGGACAGATATCTTGACAAGGGCATGACGGAACTCCTGGAGTGAGTCACGAATTCGATCCGGACAGCGGCGTTCTGTACGTCGGTGTGCCGAATTCTCCGTCAAGGAACCATATTTGGGCGATGATCTCGACTGGGGGGCAGTGGGGAGTGACTGGCCGTTCGACGAAAGTTGTACTGTGCCTTCAGTAATAGCGCGACGAACCGGAGATGGGCAGATCCGCCTGGCCATACCAGTGAGGTTAGCCAGAGTATTGCGGAAGTCTCGGTAACTGCCGTGGAGTGGAAAATGCCGTACTGCGCGGGACTGTTCGGCATATCCATGTCGTCGCGTCCACCTCGGGAAGATGTATTTGTTTGGGACATCACGACTCTTCGTATTTGGTCTACTTGTCAACCCGACCTTCCCCTGTGCTGGGGTGGATCGATAGCGGGTATCCGTCTTGATTGAGCCCGATGTGAACAAAGTTGGCATTTGTCCTATTCGTCATTCATCTGTCGAATCTCGAGAAGTTCGAGCGAATAGGAGAACGCCGCGGAGGTGAGCGATGAGCGAATGTCCGGCCTAGAAGAGGGCGGGCGAATCGATCGGCGAGTTGTCGTCGTTGGAGCGGGGTGCGGATCCCCGTATTCGTTCGGGGCAGCGTCGCTTTTGCCGGTCACTTCGAGAACGGTCGGACCGGGCGGCCGGCGCGAGGCTAATGCGGGCGTGCTTTCGGAATCGTTCGATGCGTGCGGCGGAAATCGCTGGGCGGATGGCCGTTCCACCGCACATAGGCGCGCCGGAACTCGCGCACATCGCCGTATCCGGTTTCCGCGGCGATCTGCGTGACCGTCAAGAGGGTCTCCTCCAGCAGGATCGCCGCACGCCGTTGCCGCACACGGTCGCGAATGTCGTTGAATCGCTCACCGGCGGCATTCAACTGCCTGCGCAGAGTTCGTTCGGTCAGACACAGGCGGTCGGCGACCTCGACCATCGTGATCTGGCTGCGCAGGTTCTCGGCCACGATGGCTTCGACCGCCGCGACTACGTCCTGGCGGGCGTTACCGTCATCCAGAAGCCGGTAACAGGCTTCGACGGCTGCGAGCCGGTTGGCCTCGTTGCGCGTGGCGATCTTCCGCTCGAGCATCCGGGTGGCGAAGCTTACTGTGTTGGTCGGAGCGTCGAATACCACTGGGCAGCGGAATATCCGCTGATATTCGGCGGAATAGTCCGGTTTCGGGTAGCCGACCGTGATTCGTGTCGGCGCGGCGTCCTCGCCGAGCAACGACCGCGAGAACAGAGTCGCGGCGGATAGGAATTCTTCGCACAGGAACGGGAGGAGTTCGGGGTCGGCCATGCGCTCCTGGAGTTGCACGGTGGTCGCCTCCCCACGGCCGGTCAGTTCGAAGTTGAGCAGGCTGCCGGCGCATCGGTGCAGCTCGAGTGCCAGCTCGAGGGCCTCGGCGGCGGTCTTGCAGGACCGGATCGCGAAACCGAGCAGACCGAACGCGTCGCGGGCGTCGCGCGCACCCACCCGCAATCCGATCGGTTCGCCGGGGAACGTCCGTAGTGCCCGCCGGATGACCGTCGTGGCTTGCCGGAAGGACACCCTGGCATCCGGAGTGGTCAGCTGGTCGGGCGATACGCCGGTGC
This region includes:
- a CDS encoding M64 family metallopeptidase, translating into MPLSRYLSTIAVCALAIAGLSAAPGSATAQQEREVFSEDGTISRVVTPVHDEVPAPQSAVRADVVPIQVTGPSDQRFDLVFVGDGYTSDELDKYKQDVLNRWNEMIQVEPFKSEQNSFDVWAVNVVSQESGVSNDPQGTHRSTALEMTFWCDGIERLLCVNETKALQFAGLAPAADQVIALANTTKYGGAGGRVATSSGQNVKAGQIVLHELGHSIGGLADEYDYPDDTYTGPEPREPNASTYTAAQMQQNQTKWYRYLGKQSPDGGVVDTYEGAVYHKYGVYRPTENSLMRTLGHPYNLIGLDAMKAAIERKNPTSQP
- a CDS encoding AraC family transcriptional regulator, producing the protein MEIRDSELCEATIPPTILARLRAVAAERGYDVGPWFAGTGVSPDQLTTPDARVSFRQATTVIRRALRTFPGEPIGLRVGARDARDAFGLLGFAIRSCKTAAEALELALELHRCAGSLLNFELTGRGEATTVQLQERMADPELLPFLCEEFLSAATLFSRSLLGEDAAPTRITVGYPKPDYSAEYQRIFRCPVVFDAPTNTVSFATRMLERKIATRNEANRLAAVEACYRLLDDGNARQDVVAAVEAIVAENLRSQITMVEVADRLCLTERTLRRQLNAAGERFNDIRDRVRQRRAAILLEETLLTVTQIAAETGYGDVREFRRAYVRWNGHPPSDFRRTHRTIPKARPH